DNA from Triticum aestivum cultivar Chinese Spring chromosome 7D, IWGSC CS RefSeq v2.1, whole genome shotgun sequence:
TTTGTTTATTTGATAAAGTTAGGGAACACTGTTTTGATTTGGGTTTTCTGTTCATGTCACTTATTTGAGGCAGTGtgttttgctgcctaggtgacttTTTTTGAATTCAAATGTTAAAGCTGAAACATCTTCTCGACTGTGCTAAACTTCTAATCACACCAGAACTGTTGGTTGCAATAATTTGGTATATAACTTACATCATTTTCTTTTGTCTCATTCAGTCTGATTATTTGCGGAAGATTTCTCTGAAAATGCTCTCTATGGAGACGAAGACACAACAGGCTCCTGGAAATGCTCAAGTGATACCAAATCAAAACAACTCCGGTAAGGTACCATATATATAGTAAACAGAGGTTGCATATTTTATTGTTCACTTGAATGTCAATAATTTTATTGCATCATGTGCTGAGATTATGTGCTTTATTACATAAAATCATCCTCCACCCTTCACCAAATGTACAAGAATTTTGCATCTAGCTTGTGTCATGTGTACGTAGTTATTGAACCCGGAGCGATACGGTAAGTGCCTCAATTCAGTGGTCAGACCTCCGGTTCCGCGGTCCAACCTGTTGGTTCAATAAATATTATTGCACGGTTTTTTCTGCTAGATAACAAACAAACAGCCTAGTTAGTTATTCGATTGGGGCAGTCCCCCTTTCTTTCTACCTTAAAGATGGTCTGATTCTTTGCACATACAGAATATTTTGTTGACCCCTGGTCCAGCGCTCGATTGGGTTGTTCAACCGGGTTTTCGCCGGTTCACAGCAGGCTGATTGGATGAACAGCCTTCACTGTGAACTGGATTGGAACATGGCTTGGTTCTGGTATATTCTTGCCAGACCAGTGGTCTGGTCGTTTTTAATAAGGATGCATGTGTCAGCATGAGTATTGGAAAAGATCCATTTTTTAAGTTGAGCTATTGCAAAAGTTCCCTTTCAATCTTGAACTCGGAAACTAACCGTGAACTACTAAATCAGTTTTCTTTACCCCCTTAGCCCTAACCATGGTGGTTTTATGCTGATGTGGCATCAACTTATACACCTTAGCAGCAATTTAAGAAATAAAATAttaaaagtttgagaacaccagaAAAAACCATAATCTGTGTTCTTTGAAAAAAAAGGATATTCAGGTTGGCTATTTGGAAAAAACGTTTTCTTTAACTAGGGGACTCGAAGAACGGTTTTTCACACTGGCTAGCAACAAGTCATCAGTTGACTATTGAACCCTTCTGAATTTTCAAAATAATTAAGATTTTACCAAAGAAAATtatttttaatttcctttttcttttatattCTAAGCATAACCTTTAGTTAAGTTGCTGAGGTATATTGTGATGCCAATGCCATATGTCTACCATGTCCCTTCTGAGTCAGCAGAAACCACTTGTGATAGGACAAAAGGGGTAAAATGAATGGATTGAACAGTTCAAGGTTAAAAACAACTGATTTCAGAGTTAAGATTGGAAAGTGAACTTCTGCAACCGTTCAGAATTAAAAAGGGGGTTTCTTCCAGGAAGTTGATTAATGTTGTGAAGCCACACCAGTGGTGGAGCTAGCGACAGATGACTGAGGGGGCAAATGATGAAatataatccttatcatcaacaaagatggCAATGCTGCGACCATTCAGTTACAGTAACATTGGACCATCTTCTGCTCTCTGTAGAATTGTGTTTATGCTCTCCTTGCTACTACTCAGCTGTGATCTGCTTCTCAGTTTGTCGCAAAGGAACTAGCCATTAGCTGTTAAATCAGTTGATCAGCTCTGAGCTGTACTTACGTTGACTCACGTCTTAACGAAAAGATACGCAAACACTTGTTTGCATGCTCACTAAAACAAATCAGGTTGACAGCCCTTTAAGGCTTTAATTGCTCTGGCACATGTTTTTTTCTCATTGAAAATGCAGAACTTCCTAATTTGATCTGTAAGATGCTGCTTTCAGCGCTTTGTGTGCCTGTTACAGTTCCGCAAGAAGTATTTATTCAGAAGATACTTTCTTAACACACTATATGACACTTTTTCTAAAACAGCTCATGGACTCCCACAAGGCAGCAATCAAGCACAAACATCAGTAGTTCCCTTGATGTCTCAGCAACAGGCCCGGCAGCCAAATAGCTCTACATCTGTACAAGCTTCTTCCCTCGCTAATATCGGACAGAACTTGCCAGGTGTCAACCAAACATCAACGATGCAGAATGCGTCTGTCATGCCACAGAACACAATGAATAATGGCTTGGCGCAAGGCACTTCACAAGATATTTATGCTGCACAAAGGCAAATGGCAGGAAGGCAGCAACAGCAACAATCACAGCAATTAATTTATCATCAGCAGCAAATGCTTATGAAGCAGAAATTGCAGCAGAATTCACTTATGCAACCGCATATTCAGCAGCAGCAATCTTTGTTGCAGCCAACACAGATGCAATCTTCACAGCAATCCATGATGCAAATGTCATCTGGCCTTCACCCTGGGCAGTCTACCGTTCCACAGACGCAGCCAATGGCCATGCAGTCAGCTACTCAGAGTGGTATTCAACAGAATCAATTGAATTCCGTACAACAATCTGTGCAATCATTGCTCCAGCAACCTCAGCAATCTGTTGGGAGGCAGCAGCAACAAGCACAGCCCTCCATGCATCAACAGCCTTCTCTGCAGAGTCCGCAGCCCAATATAAATTTACAACAGCAGCATCAACAGTTGATGGGACAGCAACCAAATGTACAACAAAATCAGCTAATTGGTCAACAGAATGGTACTATGGAGATGCAGCAGCAACAGAGGCTACCAGTTCAGTCAAATAATCTCTTGAATGTGCAGCAAACACAGCAGATGCTGAACCAGACGTCTATGCCTTTGCATCAGCCGCAACAATTGGGCTCTCAGTCAAACATGTCGAGTCCACAGCAGCAGCAACAAAATCAACAGCTGCAGCAGCTTCTTGGGACTGTACCTAATGTTTCAAACATGCAGCGGATACATATGCTCCAAACAAAAGTTCAGCAACCACAGCAACAACAGCATGCTCAGCAGCCACCAATGGGTTTGATGCAACCTCAGTCTCAACACAACCAACTTCAACAATCGCAACAGCATCTTATGTCGCAGTTCCAGTCTCAGCCTAACCAACTACAACAGCAATTAGGGATGCAGCAATCTTCCATGCAGCAAAGACTTCAAACTTCAGGAGGCATGCTCTTGCAACAAAATAACATGGATCAGCAAAAACAATTTATTCAGCCACATAGGGGCCTTCAAGAAGTTTCCTCTAGTAGTAAGTTTTCACATGCACTTTGTTTGTAGATCCATTGTATGCTCTTATTGTTCTCCCTTTTTTCCCCTCCTTGTTCTTGTGTCTATCTTCCTGTTGTGTTACTTTCTTGTACAGTTCAAACTAACTTATTGATCTGGCCTCTCATTATTTTCGCCTTACATAGTACcccctccgttcctttatgtaaggtgtatttgcTGTTGTAGTTGGTTAGGCTGATTATCCCTAATCCTCCATGCAGCAATCCTCTTGCAACAAACAGATTATGAAATTAATGTTTATGGTACATGAACTAGCTTGAAATTAATGAAACTTTTTTGGAGATGACAACCAGATTCATAATTCAGATGTATTTATATGTTTTTGACGAGTAAAATGCACCACAGGTCCTAGAACTATCGAGGGGGTGTCAAGTTATCCCTAAAGCTTCAAAACTGCATTTCACTCCTTTTTTACCTGCAGTAAGGTGGATAGAATGACAGCTCGAAGATGGAATTATGTACTATGATATTTAGTGATCAAGTACTCTGTAATCATCATGTTGACTAAACTGACCTTATTGATCTTTTGTTACTCTCGTTCACTACATTGTTTTTTCTTGTTTGTTGGATTTGTTTCTGAAAATGATACTGTATTGTGCAATGATCATGATGACAAAGCTGACCATATTGATCTTCTGTGATTCTTCATTTTGGTTCACAAGTCTTCCAATTGCCCCTGCATTCCATCCTACAATGTTCTTCTAGCTTGTTATTTTATTGGCTTGTTCATTGTATCCTGGTACTCTTTGACAACCTTGCTTGTTATGCAGCATCTGCGGACTCTGCTCAAACAGGCCATGCAGGTGCAGGTGATTGGCAAGAGGAGATATATCAAATGGTGAGACATCATACTTAATTACCGATATCATCATTTTTGGTACTCCCTTTCATGGAACTTCCTAAAATTCGTAGACAGTGGCCCCTAGAACAAAGAGGTTAGAAGATGAAACAACCTGCCAATTCCTCTTCTGGAATTGGAACCGGAATTTCATACAACGGAATAGTCTAGTGTGTAGATGCACTACATTCTGGCAGTCTTCTTATAAGATCCCGGCTCATCTGTCTGTACATTCTGGCAGTCTTCTTATAAGATCCCGGCTCATCTGTCTGTACATTCTGGCAGTCTTCTTATAAGATCCCGGCTCATCTGTCTGTACGCCTGGCTACTATCAAGGCTACACCGCTCGACGGGGGAGGTCGTGGTAGCATATATATGAACAAAGCATACAGATGGCTTTGAATTGCGTCATCGGACGAGACCCTTGACGCTCGCCAGGCCCTTACGCACGGGTCCTTAAGTGCTCGCCGACGAGCCGAAACCGGCATGCATTACTACGGCAGTTCGTGACTCTGTCTATGCATTGAAAGAGAGACTGCCCTGCTCTCATGAATCTGACGCTACTGCACGACACCCATGAGACTATATCACACGAGCCGTACATGGACAGACAAATGCGGTTCACAGACACGTGACTGACGTGCTACGTATCACAAGGATATGCGCGATATACAGAAGGATACGTATACGATGCATAGGTTCAACGCATGGCTGTCATAGGTTCCTCCCAGGCATATACATGGATCCGTCACGGCTAGTGGACCAAAGCTGTGTCCGTCTCGCCGACGTGCGTCACTTGTGAAAACGGGACGTAGCGGCCTGCCCGTACATATCGAAACGTACACAACATGCTGGTCGACCGGTGGAACCTGTGACGTACAGATTCTTGTGACGGCGAATCCTTCGTCAGCACACACTGGGCAGGCTTTTTGTCAGACCATTATGCATAAAGTGGCCAGAACCGGCCTGCCACCACAGCTCAGTTAGCCCATCACATGGGTTTCAGACGGTACCACACCAGGCAGCTAGTGTGAATCACGAAGCGAGGCAACTGTACCGATAGCTCTTTCTAGGGTAAGCTATGATAGAAAATCCTCCTCGAAAAGATAAATCCCAAATGTTCGGATTTTGCCCATGGCAAATCAAACGGtttttatggcaactttagttaACGCGAGGATGACAAGTTTAGTTCACACGCATGGCAATTTcctggcaaaaaaaaaaaaaaactgcggGTGGAATTGCCATGCTTaccaactaaacttgccatcctcgcgtcaactaaagttgccataaaaaACTTCCGATTTGCCATGGGCGAAATCCGACTGTTCGGGACTTAGCGCGGtcctatatatatgtatatatattataTGTACACGGAATTCTGTATGAATGTGAGGGTATGGAGCATACATCCATAGAGTATGTAGATGTAGTAAATCCTCAAGGCAGTTAGCAATCTTTTTAAAAGTGAttttatttaatgggcatcatagtTTCTTATGTTATTTTAGATCTGTATGCTTCTAAAAGTACTTGAAGTACCTTGCCAGAGCCATATTTGCTGACTTAGACAAACCATGATCTATTAGCTGTTCTGTTTTCATCTCTATATAGCTTCTGCGCCAAACTTATGTATATGTGGTCTTTGTCAACAGATTAAGAGCTTGAAGGACCAATACTTTGCAGAACTTAGTGAATTGTTCAATAAGATATCTGTGAAGCTACAGCATGTTGACAGCATTATACCACCTCAAAAGCCATCTGAGCAGTATGATAGAATGAAGAGCTTTAAAATAATGTTGGAACGTATATTACAAATGCTGCAAATTAGCAAGAGTACTATCCAACCTGCTATGAGGGACAAAGTTCCTCAATACGAGAAACAGATTATCAGTATCTTGAATTCACAAAGAAGGAAGCCAGTACAGCCACAAATACAGCAACACTTCCAGCCACCTGCAGGACAAGCTCCTAATTCTAGCATTTCACAGCAGCAACAGCCTTCCCAAACTTTGCAGCAGCATGATAGTCATACTAATCCTCAAGCAAGTTTGTCAAGCATGAGCACCGGGTTACAGTCCTCTAGTGCAGCTGGTATCCAGCATGTACCTGCGCCTCCAACAAAGAACTTCAGTGCCCCCACACAGCAAAATGGTGCAAACATACAGCATCAGGCTGACTCTAATTTGGAGACTGCTCAAGGAGGCAATTTCAATTCTTTGCAGCATGGTTCAGTGAGTAGCGCATTACAACAGGGAAGCACTGTGCCGATGCAGGGAACAATGAATACACAACTGCAGACAAGTAGTAGCATGTTATCTCACAACTCAATGAGTACGATGCAACCTAACGGTAACTCCATgcaagcaaatgcaagttcatttCAGCAGCTGAAGCAGCAACAGCAGGATCATCAAATGATGCAGAGTCAGCAAATGAAGCGTCAGATGTTTCAACAGTACCAGCAAAAGCAACAAATGCTTCAACAGCAGCTCCCAGTACAGCAACACTTGCAGAAACAGCAGCCAGTACAGATGCAGATTCCACAGCTTCATGCTGGAAACGACGTTAACGAGTTAAAGGTTAGACAAGGAACTGCAATGAAACCTGGTATGTATCAACAGCACTTGGGCCAACGCAGTAACTATTATCATCAGCAGTTGAAACAGAGTGGTGCTTTCCCAATTTCGTCACCACAAAACAACCTTCAAGCATCATCCCCACAAATTTCTCACCATTCTCCTCAGGTTGATCAGCACAATCCATTGCCATCTCAAGTCAAGACTGGGACACCCTTGCATTCAGCTAACTCACCATTTGTTCCATCACCATCCCCGTCTATCGCCCCTTCTCCTATACCAGTGGATTCAGCCAAACCACACTCCAATATATCATCACTTACTAATACTGGGCAGGCTGGACATCAGCAAACATCCCTAGTGCCACAAACACAATCGATTGCTGTTAACACACCAGGGATATCAGCATCGCCCTTGCTAGCAGAATTTACAAGCGTGGATGGAAGTCAGGCTAACATGCTAACTCAAGCTCCAACCAAATCAAGTGCAGTAGAAAGGCCTCTGGATCGCTTACTTAAAGCAGTAAGTATCCTGTGAACTTTATATTTACTTTCTGTGTAATTTTTTGTGCTTTAATCGGTGTTCATATCGGAAAGAATTTTCCAACGGTAATTTTTAAAGTTACATAACTTATGTATTATATTGTTCTAATTGGTGGTCAAAGTTAAATCTTGAAAAGCGTGCAGGTCCTCCTTTTGGAGTAGGAGGGAGTATTGTAAAACTTGACGATAGCCAGACTGTTCTGAAGCATACTGGCATAAAAAAATGAGGGCCAAGAATGTCAATTTGATTATAGGAGTTAGATATATCATTCCCTTTTCGGGTCCACTAAAATTAACTAGTTGCTCAAATGATAGGAATTTCACATAATCATTTTTGTTCTTACCATCTGAAGATCTGAAAGCATGTTAAGGGTAACATGAAAATATGTTACTCCACTTCGGTCAACTAGTTTTTCACATGATGGCGATGCTGCCTATCCATGTCCATTCTTGCTATCCTAATATTTGAAAGTTCATGTGAAAACAAAAAGAATTGACCTGGTTTCATTACTTCTGTTGATTTTTACTGTACAGAATCCAGATTTTTTGTCTGGTAGTCTGTTCTGCTGTTGTGGTAAATACATAAGAAGCCATTTACACTGTTTAGTTTAGTCCTTTAAATTAGTTGATACATGGTCTTCCAGTTATTATCTTTTGCCTGTTTTATGTTCAACGGTGTGTTACATGCAGTTGCGAACAACACAGCGCGAGTCTCTTAATGCTGCAGTTAGCGACATTCGATCTGTTGTCAGCATGATTGACAGGATTGCTGGGTCAGCACCTGGTAATGGCTCGAGAGCTGCTGTTGGTGAAGATTTAGTTGCTATGACAAAGTGCCGGTTACAAGCCAGGAATTTTATAACAAATGATGGAAGTGGTGCATCGAAGAAAATGAAGCGTGATACAAGTGCCATGCCTCTTAATGTGTCATCAGCTGGAAGTGTCAACGATAGCTTCAAGCAAACATTTAGTGTAGATACCCCTGATCTACAATCAACTGCAACCTCACAGGCCAAGTGGCAAAAAATTGAGGTATGTTATTAAGATTATCTGTTGAGAAACAAGAGAACGTTATTTTTATCCAGTAGTTATACTTGAAGCAgtggttatttatttatttactttttctATAGAAGGGAAGGGAATGTAGTTCCTTTGACTGGTAATTGTTGGCTACCTTGCATTTTCACTGGCATTTGGTCCATGTTTGTGCAGGTAACTCATGCTCTCTTGGAGGAGATCCAGGAGATAAACCAACAGCTCATAGACACGGAGCTCCATGTATGTGAGGACGATGCTGAGTCATTCGCTGGTACATGTGAAGGAGCTGAAGGGACAGTCATCAAATGCACATTTACTGCTGTGGCTGTTAGTCCGAGCTTGAAGTCCATTTTTGCATCTGCACAGATGGTAAGCTTTTGAAAGCACACTATGTTGTGGATCTATTTCATCTGCTCATTTCTTGTTGGAATGTGCTAGAGCCCAATTATGCCGTTGAGGTTGCTTGTTCCTGCTAGCTACCCTAAATGCTCCCCGGTGCTCCTCGACAAGTCTCCGGATGAACAAAGGTCCGTAGTCACTCTGTCCATTAGTCCCCGCGTATCACCATGTCCTAGTGTAGCTTATTATTAGGTGAAGATTGAACTAACTGTGCTGCAATGGACCTGCATCAGAAACTCGGAAGACCTGTCTATGAAAGCAAAGTCGAAGTTTAGCATATTACTGCGGGGTCTAGCTGAGCCCATGTCGCTGCGAGAAATCGCAAGGACATGGGACGCTTGTGCACGCAAAACCATTGCAGAGTATGCTCAGAAGACTGGCGGAGGAAGTTTCAGTTCGAGTTATGGTTGCTGGGAAAATTGTGTAGGTGCTTGATCCGTCTCTTATGTTTTGTGGTGGCGTCAAACTTCATTTTACGTGCTCAAGTGCAGTTCCGATCCCTTGGTGGTTATAGTTACCTTTATACAACAGTTGAGCAAATACACGTGTGCTGTATTTGTGATTGTATTTATACAAGCTCACTGTTGGCTTGATAGTTAGAGGCCCTTTTGTGCTATATTATTCATAAGTATTTGTTATGAGTAGTTGTGAGTAAATATATTAGTAGTAAAACGGAAAATCTAGATGATGAACGTTACCCTTTCACCTAAAAAGTAGGTGGGGAGGTGAACTGGCAACCTCAACTGAACTATTCTGGCGACCAACTTGGCTAACCATTTCTTTTCTTTTACTAAGGCGTTGTTTGGATAGCAAGATTATAGAGAACTAGTTCTAGTTAAACGCAATTCTGTTGTAACAACCAAAAATCTTGTTTGGATCGCCTAACTGAATCATGGATAAAGAAAACTGAGTTCTACAAAACCTCAAAAACCCAGCTTATAGAAAAACGACTATTTGGCGTTTTTATATAAACCAGTTTTATGAATACGGCGGCCACGTACGGAGCGCATGGTGCCATGGCCGACGTGCTCCTCCTTCTGCCGACGACGACGGCTGCAATCCTCTTCAGGCATGAGCGAGGCGCCGCCGAGTGGGTGAGCTCGCCGCTCGGGGCCGAGACGTGGTCGTGGTCGTGTCGCACGGCGACGCATCAGAGCGCTGCCACGTCCTCTGCAGGCACATGCGAGGCGACGCTGGAAGTCAATGCAGCTCAGCGAGCTCTGGCCCGGATGTGGCCTTCGCCGTGTCACACGGCGACGAACCATAAGGATCGCGACGTGCTCTACAGGCATCAACGAGTTTACGCCGGAAGTCGGCGAGGCTCGGCGAGCATGCCGTTCGGGGCTCGAATGTGCCCGTCGCCGTATGGCATGGCGACTTGGCGAGGCTGCCACGGAATACAGAGTGCCATAGCCGATGTGTTCGTCCTACCGACGGTTGCTACAACCTGATCTCCCCAGCGAACAAGTACGCGAACAGCATCACATCGTAAGCACTGCCCCCAGCCTAGTCATCCCAGCGGCGCACAGAGGACACTACTGCATGGCCGGCAGCCTAGTTCGTTGTCATCACCGTCGCCACCGACAGCGCCCTTGTCTTTGTCGCCGTATTTGGGGAAGTGGCCGCAGCGAGGCTGACAGGAGCGCTCGACGGAGACGCTCCCGCTAAGCGCTAGCAGCTCAATAGATCGACCAGAGGAATGTATTGGAATTTTGACTAAGTCGCTGTGTGATGGAGCTGCGTATCCATGCTTTCTTATTTTTCTCATCCAAACAAAGTATTGTATGTGCTTACCTTAACAGAATAACTAACCAAAACCGGTTTTTCTAAAAATCCTCTAAAAACTCGTTTTCTAAAATCCCACGTCTAATTCCCTGTATCCAAACAACCACTAAAAGACGTTTGTTTCACTGTTTTTTGGTAC
Protein-coding regions in this window:
- the LOC123165184 gene encoding mediator of RNA polymerase II transcription subunit 15a, encoding MDANWRPTQGSDPAAAAAGVDPNAPPAAGGDWRAQLQPEARSRIVNKIMETLKKHLPVSVPEGLNELQKIAVRFEEKIYTAATNQSDYLRKISLKMLSMETKTQQAPGNAQVIPNQNNSAHGLPQGSNQAQTSVVPLMSQQQARQPNSSTSVQASSLANIGQNLPGVNQTSTMQNASVMPQNTMNNGLAQGTSQDIYAAQRQMAGRQQQQQSQQLIYHQQQMLMKQKLQQNSLMQPHIQQQQSLLQPTQMQSSQQSMMQMSSGLHPGQSTVPQTQPMAMQSATQSGIQQNQLNSVQQSVQSLLQQPQQSVGRQQQQAQPSMHQQPSLQSPQPNINLQQQHQQLMGQQPNVQQNQLIGQQNGTMEMQQQQRLPVQSNNLLNVQQTQQMLNQTSMPLHQPQQLGSQSNMSSPQQQQQNQQLQQLLGTVPNVSNMQRIHMLQTKVQQPQQQQHAQQPPMGLMQPQSQHNQLQQSQQHLMSQFQSQPNQLQQQLGMQQSSMQQRLQTSGGMLLQQNNMDQQKQFIQPHRGLQEVSSSTSADSAQTGHAGAGDWQEEIYQMIKSLKDQYFAELSELFNKISVKLQHVDSIIPPQKPSEQYDRMKSFKIMLERILQMLQISKSTIQPAMRDKVPQYEKQIISILNSQRRKPVQPQIQQHFQPPAGQAPNSSISQQQQPSQTLQQHDSHTNPQASLSSMSTGLQSSSAAGIQHVPAPPTKNFSAPTQQNGANIQHQADSNLETAQGGNFNSLQHGSVSSALQQGSTVPMQGTMNTQLQTSSSMLSHNSMSTMQPNGNSMQANASSFQQLKQQQQDHQMMQSQQMKRQMFQQYQQKQQMLQQQLPVQQHLQKQQPVQMQIPQLHAGNDVNELKVRQGTAMKPGMYQQHLGQRSNYYHQQLKQSGAFPISSPQNNLQASSPQISHHSPQVDQHNPLPSQVKTGTPLHSANSPFVPSPSPSIAPSPIPVDSAKPHSNISSLTNTGQAGHQQTSLVPQTQSIAVNTPGISASPLLAEFTSVDGSQANMLTQAPTKSSAVERPLDRLLKALRTTQRESLNAAVSDIRSVVSMIDRIAGSAPGNGSRAAVGEDLVAMTKCRLQARNFITNDGSGASKKMKRDTSAMPLNVSSAGSVNDSFKQTFSVDTPDLQSTATSQAKWQKIEVTHALLEEIQEINQQLIDTELHVCEDDAESFAGTCEGAEGTVIKCTFTAVAVSPSLKSIFASAQMSPIMPLRLLVPASYPKCSPVLLDKSPDEQRNSEDLSMKAKSKFSILLRGLAEPMSLREIARTWDACARKTIAEYAQKTGGGSFSSSYGCWENCVGA